Proteins found in one Opitutaceae bacterium genomic segment:
- a CDS encoding RHS repeat-associated core domain-containing protein encodes MRLIYRLPIILTLLGGVSFGQTQMPQWSDNLFRVQINTAPGKIRGTWVNFGYFQSVYPALWNQLVIQRISDSANLSTSPVNVNYVEYTLPSSSTQTTVRYRLIGKYKDTNNNSITNNLDRVVIYYNASDVAAPDAVTNLAAVNRYVNDIQVGWTAPAATDIARYLITYAAGSWTRTFYVYRFSNGSLPTSFRISDNSPGLTLNPGTSYTITVVAEDYKGNQSATATTVAQTRVNDTVAPTAPGTITATPAAESASLSWGGSTDPAPSSGNLTYNVSVTKTSSGLVVATFTGLTTTNVNIASGLEPITGYTVSITCKDDNGNVSQPKTTTFTTLDIAPPSGFAATSVTSNSVTLGWSKGTLVERYRVYLNTILIEVPYANAPTCTFSSVIPGITYTASIESVSTTGRVSARTSIQVTTPQDATPDTTAPSIAPQITGVHAVTSTSLSLSWSKAVDDRRIAKYQIDCNGVTYENVESSGLPPATTKDLSGIAASTNSDGSTFRLKVRAIDGGGNPSAWSSEYRVVPPAPLTALTPGTLPTALPTLVGKLEGGFYVDSNGNANASYKLPIAPGRGFSPGISANYSSGGSNGIMGVGWSISTGFPTSITRGRSIRARDGVTRGILFDDSLDNLYLDGKRLVCVSGTKGSTSAVYRTEVDSFCEIRPLVSGALVVGYQMQTKDGSTYYFGQVDGTLDGFQRAGGETNANIAYSFALKKVVDARGYIITFSYTDIGAEYVLSRITYADGNGVSAQAYVDFLYETTRQDAPITYLTGRYFNHHARLKSIKSSAQNPDISGISTFSQFVFQYQEPSFASPTASARSRLTSIESYFTDPTTYEVQRIPDTTFQWSNSTEGLSTTPTTLLTANENANRLIWLADGTGTDKVRKYTQDPAGSATTLKPYDPDGDGITRAIEFKIDGLNISDGGFITSGTQGDFGWSVDQLFSLCFSNSAIQLAQNILPGRFLQREGGAFGGRVSIGDFDGDGKDDILAHGYDGKLYVSYNGPTGVAQLKSGFVGGGSTFASFGSSQLDFQYLIGSEHKEKFVSPMVVDLNGDGMKDYVFTSKPRVFHTASSNVLYNIRSSEMTAVLSKGDGFSEPVSFNFFPAPPVGAYASADNRYMKLDDVLCGAIPGDFNGDGLTDFLVLDNKNIVNRRWLLFLSKGSDASGKPLFEMVPGPMPDTFSANGYSANTYHRPVINDAWENLKVPRVPSNHPDYQNFSVIEGSTGSLNTLVMDANGDGLDDLVWYTNVTSDGTLIEAANRSWWVMFSQGSFKINGAFGAGFSAPVKMTAFSGLPIQDPKLNSTNQYITNLVISRLADWDGDGHPDYYVQQNNGGVPSQTCQIYRNTATTFADLIVGVTDGFGSRDTIEYKSGKDATIYTRGASVSFPIRNAINNAPVVSALNRDSGGTASAQFTYQYAGYRVDMSGRGALGYQAFVTRDVQNGVLKYQFLTQSFPMTGMTAREQTFKELSASQLRLVKSQTNSIVFDRVVVDGSTYGTVYPFVVKSTENRWEYTPTAHYNLVDPTTLYTKSLPSNAYVTVTSRSWFDSMDTSSSEPWTLGGAGIEGYYTSDDNAGSNSPNGKSGSTGTFQTFLNSFPGQISYGNLKCLATDYGSGFTEKLDQTYETPVGLLTGRVKTQRTTVVSPGYGTQLSPLQRFTYVSGTPLVQTETVDAADNKLDLTTTYNYSYARVRQKVIDGYSSPGDLQHIGQIVAESVPDAANDFDSRFDLPKKTQNALGHIVQTVYNGLNGLAVRVTDSNSQVTSTTYDSVGRPISVTDSLGITTSSQYVTDTSVTVSPPATVTAQSLTSSYRVDVTQTQKPDISAYYDRLGRKIRTIRSGYNNLLSIQDTLYDDNDRVVAVSNPYPSGSTPSWTTTVYDEFGRVKTVTAPNGTTTTNTYNGKIVTVTVVAPEAGTIPQVNATQTDAKGRTIKVWNNDNPVSLTNGETGDTTTTPSIAFTLDGFGRMRVTTLKGQAQTITADYDEIGNQIQLVDPDKGTWNYVANGLGQVVKQTDLKSQVTESRFDLIRRPLSRTIKASASVTEETTRWYYYDNVVDAANQRVTGTKGWIGAVQSQETITTTTGYKVGTTTPPARTIYYYTNKGLPEIVLNEVDGKYFYTHTSYDSYYRPSASTHYWRPSQNENVSTMPYLWQNFGYSYTYDNKGYITKITDNLGRPWWEASGQAYDHMDRLVQVKKGNSHVTVRGYRNTDGVLTSINTGNGTVQNLSFTWDGLGNLTSRTDPATVGSGPTTETFGYDNLNRLEKQNGAIVARYQSNGNVSAKAGVGIPVDSADFDYHAARPHAVKTARGYTFTYDVNGNLISRTHTTAGDLAVTWSGFDMPRLMTLTTGTTSIGMEFQYNGNHSRVLELEYDAVAAGVPSHYTKKRIYGMGSLLELNYDNLASSGQQWVMKKVRVYVPGPEGVIGCREFDPSAGPSLTGNEKALVYHYDHLGSIAKITVHGDQTSSLAKSLSGKVGSYAYDPWGLRSDPFTRSSAPSSTAAGDADDLTPRGYTGHEMLNRLGLIHMNGRIYDPKIGRFLSADILVQNPGSLQSYNRYSYVWNNPLRYTDPSGFEIGDKDAAENEAERRRKEEEKRKSEEAAAARRRAESEADAALWRAGRTVVYNASYGGSSAASDSATEAADTAGSATPVETRVVSEKPVPDKKGKKIANTSGSVDSDEDVVAPNSEPSMTNWVLNWLTDGMWGYDERSDTMGKNFTDPALKTIGKEAALFVATNGALRAGGAALSYARGAFSAGGGLTRIGRFFYDNRAFRTTISREYWSGTSAGGSSLHHWLIPQRWTWVPQGIRNGGWNLLELPPMRGVFHESLGLNQWMGFARNWGSGAAFQASAVENTIRVGVPALSYGAAAGGYYLGVESYNAIMDSSDH; translated from the coding sequence ATGCGCTTAATTTATCGACTACCGATCATTTTGACACTCTTGGGCGGAGTCTCCTTCGGGCAAACGCAAATGCCGCAATGGAGCGATAACCTATTTCGGGTTCAAATTAACACGGCTCCAGGGAAAATTAGGGGCACCTGGGTCAATTTCGGCTATTTTCAGTCGGTATACCCAGCATTATGGAATCAATTGGTTATTCAGCGCATTTCAGATTCAGCAAACCTAAGCACTTCGCCGGTTAATGTAAATTACGTCGAATATACGCTACCATCCTCAAGCACCCAAACTACTGTTCGATACAGACTCATCGGCAAATATAAAGACACGAACAACAATTCGATAACGAACAATCTTGACCGAGTTGTCATCTATTATAACGCCAGTGATGTAGCGGCTCCAGATGCCGTCACAAACCTCGCGGCGGTGAATCGCTATGTGAATGATATTCAAGTCGGCTGGACCGCCCCAGCGGCGACAGACATTGCTCGGTACTTGATCACTTACGCCGCTGGCAGCTGGACGCGCACATTCTACGTGTACCGCTTTAGCAACGGTTCGTTGCCTACTTCATTTCGCATTTCCGATAATAGCCCTGGGCTCACGCTAAACCCAGGAACAAGCTACACAATCACGGTAGTCGCCGAAGATTACAAAGGTAATCAATCAGCGACGGCGACCACCGTTGCACAGACGCGGGTCAACGACACTGTGGCGCCGACAGCTCCGGGCACGATTACAGCCACGCCTGCCGCAGAAAGCGCATCGCTTTCCTGGGGGGGCTCGACTGATCCGGCCCCAAGTTCTGGAAACCTCACATATAATGTCTCAGTGACTAAGACGTCGTCGGGCCTTGTAGTGGCTACATTCACAGGCTTAACGACAACAAATGTAAATATCGCAAGTGGCCTCGAACCGATAACGGGATACACAGTTTCCATTACGTGCAAAGACGACAACGGCAACGTGTCTCAGCCGAAAACAACCACCTTCACTACCTTGGACATTGCGCCACCTTCTGGGTTCGCGGCCACTTCGGTCACGAGCAATTCTGTCACACTCGGTTGGTCAAAAGGCACCCTTGTTGAGAGATACCGGGTTTATCTGAATACCATCCTAATTGAGGTGCCTTATGCGAATGCACCGACTTGCACGTTTAGCTCAGTCATTCCGGGTATCACCTATACAGCAAGCATTGAGTCGGTCTCCACAACTGGTAGGGTTTCTGCGCGCACAAGTATTCAGGTCACGACACCTCAAGATGCAACGCCTGACACCACCGCTCCATCTATTGCGCCACAAATTACAGGAGTGCACGCTGTTACTTCAACGTCACTCTCACTCTCCTGGAGTAAGGCGGTTGACGATAGGCGTATAGCTAAGTATCAGATTGACTGTAATGGTGTTACTTATGAGAACGTGGAGTCTTCCGGTCTCCCCCCGGCGACCACGAAAGATCTAAGTGGAATCGCAGCGAGCACCAATTCCGACGGTAGCACGTTTCGATTGAAAGTGAGGGCGATCGATGGCGGGGGCAATCCATCTGCATGGTCAAGCGAGTATCGCGTTGTTCCCCCAGCACCCTTGACTGCCCTCACCCCAGGTACGCTGCCGACCGCACTCCCTACTTTAGTGGGTAAACTTGAGGGTGGCTTCTATGTGGACAGCAATGGCAATGCTAACGCATCCTATAAACTGCCCATCGCACCTGGTCGTGGCTTCAGCCCTGGCATCTCAGCGAATTACTCATCTGGTGGGAGCAATGGGATCATGGGTGTGGGTTGGTCAATTAGTACTGGATTCCCGACTTCAATCACCCGCGGTAGGTCTATTCGCGCGCGCGACGGTGTGACTCGAGGAATACTTTTTGACGATTCGCTCGACAATCTTTATTTGGATGGAAAGCGCCTGGTGTGTGTCTCTGGGACCAAAGGCTCAACATCAGCCGTTTATCGAACGGAGGTGGATAGTTTCTGTGAGATACGGCCTCTCGTCAGCGGCGCACTAGTCGTGGGTTATCAAATGCAGACTAAAGACGGGTCGACCTACTACTTCGGCCAAGTCGATGGAACATTGGATGGGTTCCAACGCGCGGGCGGCGAGACAAACGCCAACATAGCCTATTCGTTCGCGCTCAAGAAAGTCGTCGATGCGCGCGGTTACATCATCACGTTTAGTTACACCGATATCGGCGCCGAATATGTGTTAAGCCGCATTACTTATGCAGATGGAAACGGCGTGTCCGCACAGGCATATGTGGATTTTCTTTACGAGACCACTCGACAAGATGCGCCTATCACCTACTTGACCGGCCGGTACTTTAATCACCATGCAAGACTCAAATCGATCAAGAGTTCCGCACAGAACCCGGACATTTCGGGAATTAGTACCTTCAGTCAGTTCGTATTCCAATACCAGGAACCAAGTTTCGCGTCTCCCACTGCAAGTGCGCGGTCAAGGCTGACATCGATCGAGTCCTATTTCACGGATCCCACCACTTACGAGGTACAGAGAATACCGGATACCACATTCCAATGGAGCAATTCCACGGAAGGGCTTTCGACTACACCGACGACTCTTCTCACCGCCAATGAGAATGCCAATCGCCTCATCTGGCTAGCCGACGGAACAGGTACAGACAAGGTGCGGAAATATACTCAAGACCCGGCCGGAAGCGCGACCACATTGAAGCCATATGATCCAGATGGAGACGGTATCACGCGCGCCATTGAGTTCAAAATCGACGGTCTGAACATATCTGATGGCGGTTTTATAACTTCCGGCACGCAGGGCGACTTCGGGTGGTCAGTCGACCAGCTGTTTTCCCTCTGTTTTTCCAACTCCGCAATCCAGCTCGCACAGAACATATTGCCTGGGCGGTTCCTCCAACGCGAGGGCGGGGCATTTGGTGGGCGGGTTTCCATCGGAGACTTTGACGGTGATGGGAAGGATGATATCCTCGCCCATGGATATGACGGAAAACTTTACGTGTCTTACAACGGCCCGACCGGTGTGGCGCAGCTGAAGAGTGGATTTGTTGGGGGAGGCAGCACGTTCGCGAGCTTTGGTTCCTCGCAGCTTGATTTTCAGTATTTGATCGGATCGGAGCATAAAGAAAAGTTCGTCTCCCCAATGGTCGTCGACCTGAACGGGGATGGAATGAAGGACTATGTATTCACCTCGAAACCTCGGGTGTTTCATACCGCCTCCAGCAATGTACTATATAACATACGTTCGTCCGAGATGACAGCAGTACTGTCAAAAGGAGACGGCTTCTCTGAACCGGTGTCCTTTAACTTCTTTCCCGCCCCTCCCGTCGGGGCCTATGCGTCTGCTGACAATCGATACATGAAGCTAGATGACGTGCTTTGTGGGGCGATCCCGGGGGACTTCAATGGTGATGGTCTCACAGATTTCTTGGTGCTAGATAACAAGAACATCGTGAACCGACGGTGGCTACTGTTTCTCTCCAAAGGGTCGGATGCTTCTGGAAAACCGCTCTTCGAAATGGTCCCCGGCCCCATGCCTGATACGTTCTCCGCGAATGGATACTCTGCGAACACCTACCACCGACCTGTTATTAACGATGCATGGGAGAATCTGAAGGTGCCCCGCGTGCCTAGCAACCATCCTGATTACCAAAACTTCTCAGTAATCGAGGGGTCCACAGGATCTCTAAATACTCTCGTGATGGATGCGAACGGGGATGGACTCGACGATCTCGTCTGGTACACTAACGTGACATCAGATGGGACCTTGATCGAGGCCGCAAACCGTAGCTGGTGGGTCATGTTCTCGCAGGGATCTTTCAAGATCAATGGGGCGTTTGGTGCTGGCTTTTCCGCCCCGGTCAAAATGACCGCCTTTTCAGGGCTGCCGATCCAAGATCCAAAACTCAATTCTACCAATCAATACATTACGAACCTTGTAATCTCTCGATTGGCCGACTGGGACGGAGATGGTCATCCGGACTATTATGTGCAACAGAATAACGGTGGAGTCCCATCTCAAACCTGTCAGATCTATCGCAATACCGCCACAACGTTTGCAGATCTCATTGTTGGCGTCACCGATGGCTTCGGCTCTCGAGATACAATTGAATATAAATCAGGCAAGGATGCCACGATTTACACAAGAGGGGCATCCGTCAGCTTTCCCATACGGAATGCGATAAACAATGCTCCGGTAGTTTCAGCTTTGAATCGAGATTCCGGGGGCACCGCCTCTGCTCAATTCACCTATCAATACGCGGGGTATAGAGTGGATATGTCCGGACGTGGAGCTCTCGGCTATCAGGCATTTGTAACCCGTGATGTGCAGAACGGTGTTTTGAAGTATCAGTTTCTGACTCAGTCATTCCCAATGACGGGGATGACGGCACGCGAACAAACCTTTAAGGAGCTATCTGCGTCGCAATTGCGACTAGTGAAAAGTCAAACGAACTCCATAGTTTTTGACCGAGTGGTCGTGGATGGAAGCACGTACGGAACGGTGTATCCGTTCGTTGTCAAATCGACTGAGAACCGTTGGGAGTATACTCCCACGGCTCACTATAATTTAGTTGATCCCACTACATTATATACGAAGTCGCTGCCTTCAAATGCGTACGTTACGGTAACTTCTCGATCGTGGTTCGATAGTATGGATACAAGCTCCAGTGAACCCTGGACACTAGGTGGCGCTGGCATTGAAGGGTACTATACAAGCGATGATAATGCAGGTTCCAATTCACCAAATGGGAAAAGCGGCTCTACGGGGACCTTTCAGACCTTCCTAAATAGCTTTCCTGGGCAGATATCATATGGTAATCTAAAATGTCTTGCGACTGATTACGGTAGCGGCTTTACTGAAAAGCTTGACCAGACTTATGAGACACCGGTGGGCCTCCTTACGGGCCGAGTAAAAACTCAGCGTACAACTGTTGTGTCACCGGGCTATGGCACCCAGCTCTCGCCGCTCCAAAGATTCACATATGTATCGGGCACACCGCTAGTACAGACTGAAACCGTAGATGCCGCAGACAACAAGCTCGACCTCACAACTACCTATAATTATAGCTATGCCCGCGTGCGGCAAAAGGTTATTGACGGCTACAGCTCGCCAGGAGATTTGCAGCATATTGGACAAATTGTAGCCGAGTCAGTACCTGATGCAGCGAACGATTTTGATAGTCGATTTGATCTCCCGAAGAAGACGCAAAATGCACTAGGGCATATAGTACAGACGGTTTATAACGGCTTAAACGGTCTGGCGGTGCGTGTCACCGATTCTAATTCCCAAGTAACTTCAACAACCTATGACTCAGTGGGTCGCCCGATTAGCGTGACCGACTCCTTGGGTATTACGACAAGCTCTCAGTATGTGACAGATACCAGTGTTACCGTTAGCCCCCCAGCGACAGTTACGGCACAATCCCTTACTTCGTCCTATCGTGTGGACGTCACGCAAACTCAAAAGCCGGATATTTCCGCTTATTATGATCGGCTGGGGCGGAAAATTCGTACAATTCGCAGTGGCTACAATAACCTTTTAAGCATCCAAGACACGCTCTACGATGACAACGATCGCGTCGTGGCAGTATCCAACCCGTATCCTTCAGGCTCGACTCCAAGTTGGACGACCACTGTTTACGACGAGTTTGGCCGCGTGAAGACGGTCACAGCTCCAAACGGGACCACGACTACAAACACGTATAATGGGAAAATAGTCACCGTCACTGTGGTCGCTCCGGAAGCCGGTACAATCCCTCAGGTGAACGCCACGCAAACGGATGCAAAGGGACGCACGATAAAAGTTTGGAATAATGACAACCCAGTCAGCCTGACCAACGGGGAGACAGGAGACACAACAACTACGCCCTCAATCGCTTTCACGTTGGATGGATTCGGACGGATGCGCGTCACCACACTAAAAGGACAGGCGCAAACAATTACCGCGGATTACGATGAAATCGGTAACCAGATCCAGCTCGTGGATCCGGATAAGGGCACCTGGAACTACGTGGCGAATGGACTGGGACAAGTGGTGAAGCAGACGGATTTGAAGAGCCAGGTCACGGAAAGCCGGTTCGACCTAATCCGCCGGCCGTTGAGTCGTACCATCAAAGCCTCGGCTTCTGTTACCGAAGAGACCACCCGCTGGTACTATTACGACAATGTCGTGGATGCTGCGAATCAGCGCGTCACCGGCACTAAAGGCTGGATTGGAGCGGTTCAATCTCAAGAGACGATTACCACGACGACTGGCTACAAGGTCGGAACGACAACTCCTCCGGCCAGAACTATTTATTATTATACCAATAAAGGGCTACCTGAGATTGTCCTAAATGAAGTGGATGGTAAATACTTCTACACGCATACGAGTTACGACTCGTATTACCGTCCTTCGGCTTCGACCCATTATTGGAGACCTTCTCAAAACGAGAATGTATCAACGATGCCATATTTATGGCAGAATTTCGGTTACAGTTACACCTATGACAACAAGGGTTATATAACGAAGATTACCGACAATTTGGGCCGCCCGTGGTGGGAGGCTTCGGGTCAAGCGTATGACCACATGGACAGACTCGTTCAGGTAAAGAAGGGTAATTCCCATGTCACAGTCCGAGGCTATAGGAATACCGATGGCGTTCTCACGTCGATCAATACTGGTAATGGCACCGTTCAAAACCTTTCGTTCACGTGGGACGGGCTTGGGAATCTCACTAGTCGAACTGACCCTGCCACTGTCGGCAGTGGCCCCACGACGGAAACGTTCGGCTATGATAATTTGAACCGACTTGAAAAGCAAAATGGCGCCATAGTCGCGCGCTACCAGAGTAACGGCAACGTGTCGGCAAAGGCGGGAGTGGGAATCCCCGTGGATTCTGCCGATTTCGATTACCACGCCGCTCGCCCCCATGCGGTTAAAACGGCACGAGGTTATACGTTCACCTATGATGTAAACGGGAATCTCATTTCCCGCACCCATACAACTGCTGGCGATCTGGCTGTCACTTGGTCTGGCTTCGACATGCCGAGGCTGATGACGCTCACGACGGGCACGACATCCATCGGTATGGAATTCCAATACAACGGAAACCACTCACGAGTGCTCGAGTTGGAATACGACGCGGTGGCCGCCGGAGTACCGAGTCATTATACAAAGAAGCGCATTTATGGCATGGGGTCACTGCTCGAGCTAAATTACGACAATCTCGCTTCGAGCGGTCAGCAGTGGGTAATGAAGAAAGTGCGTGTCTATGTGCCAGGCCCGGAGGGCGTGATTGGCTGTAGAGAATTTGACCCGTCTGCCGGTCCTTCTCTTACTGGAAATGAAAAAGCCTTGGTTTATCATTACGACCATCTTGGCTCGATCGCTAAAATTACCGTTCACGGGGATCAGACTTCTTCTTTGGCGAAGAGTCTTTCCGGGAAGGTAGGCAGTTATGCCTATGATCCCTGGGGGCTTCGCTCAGATCCGTTCACGCGCAGCAGCGCACCGTCATCTACCGCAGCTGGCGACGCGGATGACCTCACTCCCAGAGGCTATACTGGTCACGAAATGCTCAATCGCCTTGGTCTAATCCACATGAACGGCAGAATCTATGATCCAAAGATCGGGAGGTTCCTCAGCGCGGACATATTGGTGCAAAATCCGGGCTCTTTGCAGAGTTATAACAGGTATAGTTACGTTTGGAATAACCCTCTACGCTATACCGATCCGAGCGGGTTCGAAATCGGCGACAAAGATGCGGCTGAGAATGAAGCGGAGCGAAGAAGAAAAGAGGAAGAAAAACGCAAATCCGAGGAAGCTGCAGCAGCACGGCGGCGCGCTGAGTCTGAAGCAGATGCCGCCCTTTGGCGAGCTGGAAGAACTGTAGTTTACAATGCAAGCTACGGCGGAAGCAGTGCGGCGTCAGACTCTGCTACGGAGGCTGCGGACACCGCGGGTTCAGCCACGCCCGTCGAAACTCGTGTAGTATCTGAAAAGCCCGTGCCGGACAAAAAGGGCAAGAAAATTGCGAACACGAGCGGCTCGGTTGATAGCGACGAGGACGTTGTAGCCCCAAACAGTGAACCCTCAATGACGAATTGGGTGCTGAATTGGCTCACCGACGGAATGTGGGGATATGATGAACGCTCAGACACAATGGGCAAAAATTTCACTGATCCGGCGCTCAAGACGATCGGAAAAGAGGCTGCACTGTTTGTTGCTACTAATGGAGCGCTGAGGGCTGGAGGAGCTGCCTTGTCTTACGCTAGAGGGGCATTCAGTGCCGGAGGAGGACTGACTAGAATCGGGCGGTTCTTCTATGATAACCGTGCTTTTCGTACGACGATCAGCCGCGAATATTGGAGCGGCACATCAGCAGGCGGAAGCAGCCTTCATCATTGGCTGATTCCGCAGAGATGGACTTGGGTTCCGCAGGGCATTCGCAATGGAGGCTGGAATTTATTGGAGCTTCCACCTATGCGCGGTGTTTTTCATGAATCGTTGGGTCTCAATCAGTGGATGGGCTTCGCGCGGAATTGGGGTTCTGGAGCAGCTTTTCAGGCGAGCGCGGTCGAGAATACAATCCGCGTTGGAGTTCCAGCGTTGTCGTATGGTGCGGCCGCTGGTGGATATTATTTGGGGGTCGAATCTTATAATGCGATTATGGATTCGAGTGATCACTAA